A part of Synechococcus sp. KORDI-49 genomic DNA contains:
- the ndk gene encoding nucleoside-diphosphate kinase — MAERTFIAIKPDGVQRGLVGEILGRFERKGFKLVGLKQTTPSRELAEQHYGVHKERPFFAGLVEFITSGPVVAMVWEGDGVIASARKLIGATKPLEAEPGTIRGDLAVNIGRNVIHGSDAPETAAFEIGLWFDASELNDWTPSDQGWRVEG, encoded by the coding sequence ATGGCCGAACGCACGTTCATCGCCATCAAGCCCGACGGCGTCCAGCGCGGCCTGGTGGGAGAGATCCTCGGCCGCTTCGAGCGCAAGGGGTTCAAGCTTGTGGGGCTGAAGCAGACCACTCCTAGCCGTGAGCTTGCTGAGCAGCACTACGGGGTTCACAAGGAGCGCCCCTTCTTCGCTGGGCTGGTGGAGTTCATCACCTCCGGCCCGGTGGTGGCCATGGTCTGGGAAGGCGACGGCGTGATCGCCAGCGCCCGCAAGCTGATCGGTGCCACCAAGCCCCTTGAGGCTGAGCCCGGCACCATCCGGGGTGATCTGGCGGTGAACATCGGTCGCAATGTCATCCACGGTTCCGACGCCCCTGAAACAGCTGCGTTCGAGATCGGTCTTTGGTTCGACGCCTCGGAACTGAACGACTGGACGCCGTCGGATCAGGGTTGGCGCGTCGAGGGTTGA